A region of Gracilinanus agilis isolate LMUSP501 chromosome 3, AgileGrace, whole genome shotgun sequence DNA encodes the following proteins:
- the FAM162A gene encoding protein FAM162A isoform X2: MGSIRGLYLAAGNCLRLHERQVLPSFSLARKGGLKMTRGFCSKPQESKASSQRADIYKTRVPLHKPTPWEKKIMVWSGRFKKEDEIPETISFEMLDAAKNRFRVRVSYLMIALTILGCVIMVIQGKQAVKRHETLTSLNLERKALLRKQEEEAIKSKTD, from the exons GAAACTGTCTGAGGTTACATGAGAGACAAGTTTTACCTTCTTTCAGCCTAGCCAGAAAAGGAGGTTTGAAGATGACAAGAGGATTTTGTTCAAAACCACAAGAATCAAAAGCATCATCTCAGCGTGCAG ATATTTATAAAACTAGAGTGCCATTACATAAGCCCACTCCCTGGGAAAAGAAGATAATGGTCTGGTCAGGCCGTttcaaaaaagaagatgaaattccAGAGACAATCTC GTTTGAGATGCTTGATGCTGCCAAAAACAGGTTTCGAGTCAGGGTCAGCTACCTCATGATTGCCCTCACAATCCTGGGATGTGTGATTATGGTTATTCAGGGAAAACAG GCTGTCAAAAGACATGAGACCCTGACGAGTCTGAACTTAGAAAGGAAAGCTCTTTTGAGAAAGCAAGAAgaagaggccatcaagtccaaaaCTGATTAG